In the Moraxella osloensis genome, TTGGGAATTATCTCTGGATATGCCAGCGTCTAACCAAACGCCTGCAGGATTTGGTCATATTTATGAAGATGATATCGTGTATGCGTGGGCGGCGGTACTCGATAATTCACAAGTTGACCCTAAGCAAGTGGCAGAAAGAATTGAACAGCGAATAGCATTCACAAAAGAGAATAAATAGCTATTTTTATATTAGGAGGGTCTATGAGTAATTTTCAGCAAACGCTTAAGCGGTTTTTTGCGATGGATGCAGCGGCTGGTATTGTTTTAGCCATCGCTGCACTACTGGCAATGATTGTTGCCAATTCGCCATTGCAAGAAAGCTATGAGCATTTATTGCATTTTCCGATTGCGATAAGTTTTGGTGATTTCGTGGTGAAACACCATTTGCTTCATTGGATTAATGATGGGTTAATGGCAGTGTTTTTCTTTTTAGTGGGGCTTGAGCTTAAACGTGAAATGATGGTAGGGGAATTGTCCAACCCACGCAACATCATTTTACCTGCACTCGCTGCCATGGGCGGCATGGTGTTTCCTGCCTTAATTTATTTGATGTTTAACTACCAAAACCCTGATTTTGCTAAGGGTTGGGCGATTCCTGCGGCCACGGATATCGCCTTTGCGTTGGGGGTATTAACCTTACTGGGTAGCCGAGTGCCGCTGTCGCTTAAAGTGTTTTTAACCTCAATTGCGATTTTCGATGATATTGGGGCGATTTTAATCATTGCTTTGTTTTATTCCAGTGGGTTAAACCTAGCCGCCTTAGGGGTTGCCGCTTTAACGCTTGCAGTATTGTTTATCATGAATCGTTTTAATGTCACTCGTATTTCTGCGTATGTCATTATTGGATTGGTGTTATGGGTGGCGATGCTTGAATCGGGTATTCATGCCACGATTGCTGGGGTATTGCTGGCGATGTTTATCCCAATGACTGATTCGGCAAACCCTAAAATCTCACCGTTAAAAGAACTTGAGCATGATTTGCATCATACAGTGAGCTTTTTGATTTTGCCCGTATTTGCCTTTGCCAATGCAGGGATCCATTTTGGGGGAGCGGAAGGAGGCTTTATGGCGTCACTCACCCACCCTGTGTCATTGGGCATTATCATGGGATTGCTAGTCGGTAAAATGCTGGGTGTGATGTTATTTAGTTGGCTTGGGGTTAAGCTAAAGCTCGCCAATCTGCCACAAGGCATGAACTGGGGTCAAGTAATTGGTGTCGCTGCCCTATGTGGCATTGGATTTACCATGAGTTTATTTATCGGGAGCTTGGCGTTCGCAGGATTGGAGATTAAACCGTTTGATGAGCGATTAGGGATTGTCATGGGTTCAGTTTTAGCAGGCATTATCGGTTATTTTTATCTGAATAAGACATTGCCAAAACAAGCCTAGCCTTTAACTATCCTATACCTAAAATGCGTTTTTATCATTGATAGCGGTAAAAACGCATTTTTTAATTGAATAGCAAAGTGAGTTTTTTATGTTGATTGCGATTGTGGCATTTTTAGTGGGGCTAGCTATACTGGTGTGGAGTGCCAACGTGTTTATTGATGGGGCAACGGATTTGGCCGTCAAGTTGATGCGTTAAAAGAAATCGGCTGTGAGCGAATTTTTGAAGACAAAGCATCAGGCAGTAATTCCCAACGTAAAGGATTGGATGATTGTCTAAACTATTTGCGAAAAGGCGATGTGCTTGTTGTTTTGGATTTGGATAGGTTAGGGC is a window encoding:
- the nhaA gene encoding Na+/H+ antiporter NhaA gives rise to the protein MSNFQQTLKRFFAMDAAAGIVLAIAALLAMIVANSPLQESYEHLLHFPIAISFGDFVVKHHLLHWINDGLMAVFFFLVGLELKREMMVGELSNPRNIILPALAAMGGMVFPALIYLMFNYQNPDFAKGWAIPAATDIAFALGVLTLLGSRVPLSLKVFLTSIAIFDDIGAILIIALFYSSGLNLAALGVAALTLAVLFIMNRFNVTRISAYVIIGLVLWVAMLESGIHATIAGVLLAMFIPMTDSANPKISPLKELEHDLHHTVSFLILPVFAFANAGIHFGGAEGGFMASLTHPVSLGIIMGLLVGKMLGVMLFSWLGVKLKLANLPQGMNWGQVIGVAALCGIGFTMSLFIGSLAFAGLEIKPFDERLGIVMGSVLAGIIGYFYLNKTLPKQA